DNA sequence from the Arthrobacter jinronghuae genome:
AGCATGTGCTGCCCGATTTCCCGGCTGAGCACAAACTGGCTCGAGAGGTTCACCTGGATGACCTGGTCCCACATCTCGTCCGGGTGCTGTGCTGCCGGCGTTCGCGCGATGGTGCCGCCGTTGTTGACCAGAATGTCGATGGGTCCGGCAGCACGCAGGTTCGCGGCCAGTTCGTGGACGGCGGCGCGGTCGGCGAAGTCGGCACGCATGGCCGTGAAGCGCCGCCCCAGCGAGAGTACTTCCTTCTCGACCCTGCTGCCCGAGGCCTCGAGGGTGGCGGAGACGCCGATAATGTCCGCGCCGGCTTCCGCCAGGGCGATGGCCATCGCCATGCCGATGCCGCGCCGGGCTCCGGTGACGACGGCCGTCTTACCGGTCAGGTCGAAGGGGGTGCTCACTTGGCCACCTCGTTGCAATCGACGAGAACCTTCATGGCCCCGCCGGACTCCAGGGCCAGGAAGCCCTCCTTGACCTCGTCCAGCGACACGACCCGGGAAATCATCCCGCGGGCAGGGACGGCGCCCTCGGCCACCAGCCGGACGGCTTCCTCGAAATCCTTCCGTTGGTAGAGCCGGGCACCGAACATTTCCAGCTCCCGCCAGAAGAAGCGGTGCAGGTCGATTTCCTTGGGTTTGGGGTGGATGGCCACCATCACGAGCCGGCCCCGGGTGGTCAGGACGTCGACGGCGGAACCGACCCCGGCAGCGGAGCCGGAAACTTCGAAGGCCACGTCGGCTCCCGCTCCGTCGGTTTCCTGCGCCACGTAGTCCACGAGGTTGGTTTCGATCGGATTGATGGCGGTGATCCCGAAGCGCTTCGCTGTCTCCCGCCGACCGGCGTCGAGCTCTACCAGGACCACCCGGGCACCTTGCTGCATGGCGACGCAGGCGATGAGCTGGCCCACCGGTCCGCCGCCGATCACCACGACGAAGTCGGTGGCGGTGACCGACGCGCGGCGGACATCATGGACGGCGACGGCAGTCGGTTCGATGAGTGCCGCCTCGTCCAGCGGAAGGCCGTCGGGCAGGGCAACGAGAATGTCCGCGGAGACGTTCCAATGGCTCTGCATGGAGCCTTCGGAATCAATGCCTACGAAGTTTAGGTTGTGGCAGATGTGGCTGTTGCCCCGCCGGCAGGCCGGGCAGTTACCGCAGGACACTGTGGGCATGACCGTTACGTGCTGTCCCGGGGTCCAGTCGTCGACGCCGTCGCCGACCGCGGCGATGACGCCGGACATTTCATGGCCGATGACCGCGGGCATGGACACCCGGGCGTCCATGTCGCCGTGGAAGATATGCAGATCGGTTCCGCAGAGGCCGGTGAAGGCGACGGCAATCTGCACTTGGCCGGGCTGGGGTGCCCCGCCGGGAAGCTCTTCAAGGCTGAAATTCCGGGAGCCGGTATAGGTGGCAGCGGTCATGGTGTGTTGCTCCTAGTGAAGATGGGAAGAATAACCGGGTTCGGGGTCGGTGCCCCGATAGCCCAGGGCTTTCGAGATGGCGGCGGCCGCGGCGAGGAGATCGTCGGACATGGCTTCGATCTGCTCGTCGGAATGCTCGATGGACAGGGTGGAGATGCTCAGCCCGTAACGGACGACGCCGGTGTGGTCGTGGACGGGTGCGCCGATGCAGGCGATACCCGGGACGTTTTCGCCGCGGTCCCGGGCGGTGCCGCGCCGACGGACGTCGTCGAGCTCGCGCCGGAAGTCGGCGACGGTGGTGATGGATGCTTCGGTGAGCTGCTGCATGCCGGCCCGCGTCAGCATGCGCTCCACGGTGTCGTCGGTGTAGGTGGCCAGGATGGCCTTGCCGATGGCGGTGGTGTGCAGCGGAACGGAAAGGCCCACCCGGGACGGCATTTTGTACGGCTTATCCGAATCTTTGCGGACAATGTAAATCACCGCGTCGCCGCTGATGGCGCCCATATGCACGGTGCACTGGACGTCATCCACGAGTTTGTCGACAAACGGCTGGGCGATGGAGGAGATATCAATCCGTGCCAGGGCTTTGCCCGCGAGGGCGAGGATTGACGGTCCCGGCAGATAGTTTCCGTCCCCGTCAACGGTCACGAACCGGCGTTCGACCAGAGTCGAAATCAGCCGGTGCACCGTCGCCTTGGGGAATCCCGTGGCTGAAACCACCTCGGTGAACCGGGAATGCTCCAGAGCGGCTTCCAGTACCATCAGCGTTTTTTCGCTGGTGCTGGGAGATGAAGGGGAAACGAATGAATTGTTTACCATGACCGTCTTTCCTGATGTTGGGATACATCCATCATGGTTCCCTAATGCAGTTCAGTAATAGCAACTGCATCCATATCGTCGAATGACTGGTTTTCGCCGGCCATTGCCCAGACAAAGGAATAACTGGCCGACCCGACACCGGAATGGATGGACCAGCTGGGCGAAATGACCGCGGACTGGTTCCCGACCATCAGGTGGCGGGTTTCCGTGGGTTCACCCATCAGGTGGACCACCCGGGCGTCCTCGGGCAGGTCGAAGTAAAGGTAGGCCTCCATCCGCCGGTCGTGGGTGTGGGCCGGCATGGTGTTCCACATGCTGCCGGTGTGCAGTGTGGTCACCCCCATGACCACCTGGCAGCTCCGGACCCCGTTTTCGTGGATGTACTGGTTGAGCGTTCGCCGGTTGGACGTCTCCTGGTTGCCGAGCTCGCGGACGGTGCCGTTGCCGGCTTCGACCAGTGTGGTGGGGAAGGCGGTGTGGGCGGGGGCGGAGAAGATGTAGAACCGTGCGGTGTCGCCGCCGTCGGAGGAGAAGGTCACGTCCTTTACCCCGCGTCCTATGTAAAGGCAGGAGCCGTGCTTCAGAGCGTACTCTTCGCCGTCGACCGTGATGGTGCCCGCACCGCCGACGTTGATGATGCCCGCTTCGCGGCGGTGGAAGAAGGTGTCTGCGCGCAGTTCCGGGAAGGTGGGCAGCTGGAGAGGGCCGCTGGCCGGCGTCGCTCCGGCAAGCACCACGCGGTCCTGGTGGGAGTAGACGGCACGGATCTGGTCGTCGAGGAACAGGTCATCGACAAGGAACCGGCTGCGCAGAGCGGCGGCGTCCAGGGTGGGAATTTCGCTTGGGTGGGTCGAGTACAGCACGTCCATTGGGAGTCCTTCGGTGGTGATTAGTAACTGGAAAAGCAGGAGGAGCGGCGGGCTACAGGAATCCGAGAACCCGCGGCAGCCACAGGGATAGTTCGGGTACGAAGGTGATGATGAGCAGCAGGATGACCAGGACTGCCATGAAGGGCATCAGCTTGGCGATCACCGGGCCGATCTCGACGTTGGAGACCTGGGCTCCGACGAAGAGCACGGGCGCAGATGGCGGCGAGATCACGGCGATCGACAGGTTGAAGACCATCATGATGCCGAAGTGCACCGGGTCCACGCCGTAGCTGACGGCGATGGGCAGGAAGATCGGCGTGAAGATCAGGATGGCGGGAGTCGCGTCCAGAGGGATGCCGATGATCAGCAGCACCAGCATCATGATCAGCAGGACGATGACCTTGCTGTCCGTCCACCCGAAGAGGGTGTCGGCAAGCAGGGCCGGAATCCGGGTGAAGCTCATGACGAAGGACATGATGGTGGAAACACCGATCAGGAAGATCACCACGGAGCTGGTCCGGGCCGCATCCATCAGGATGCCCGGCAGGTCCCGGACCTTGATGCTGCGGTAGATGAAGGACAGCGCCAACGCGTAGACCACGGCGACGGCGGAACCTTCCGTGGGGGTGAAGAAGCCGGAGACAATGCCGCCGATGACGACGACGATCAGGCTCAGCGAGGGGAGGGCCTGCAGGAAGACCAGGAGCGCTTCCTGCGGCCGGGCCCACCGTTCCGCCTTCAATTCCGGGTGGCGCTTGGCGTAGAAGTAAACCACCACCATGCAGGTCAGGCCCCAGAGAATGCCCGGGATGTAGCCGGCCATGAACAGGGCACCCACTGAGGTGCCGCCGCTGGCCAGGGCATAGATGATCAAGGTGTTGCTCGGCGGGATGAGCAGGCCGCTGGGTGCGGCTGCAACGTTCGCCGCTGCGCTGAACGCCGGATCGTAGCCCTGCTTGGCCTGGATGGGTGCGGTGGTGGAGCCGACGGCGGCGGCCGTGGCCACGGCGGAGCCGCTGACCGCTCCGAAGAGCATGCTGGCCAGGACGCTTGTCTGGACCAGCGGAGCCGGGGTTTTGCCGACCATGACTTTTGCGAGGTTGATCAGCCGGATGGCTATGCCGCCGTTGTTCATGATCACGCCGGCCAGGACAAAGAACGGGATGGCTAACAATGCGAAGGAATTGACGCCGTTGAACATTCTCTGCGCGGAGGCCAGTGCGCCGTCCTCGAACCCGAGGACGTAGACCATCGAAACGGCCGAGGGAAGGGCCACGCTGATGCTGATCGGTGCGCCGATGGCCAGCAGGAGCACCATGCCGCCGATGAGGATGGTTGCGACGGTTACTGCATCGGTCATAGCTCAACCTGCATCTCTTCGGGAGCGGTTGCTTCCTCCTTCGCCGCGATGATGCGGACAAAGTGGTAGCAGAGGTAGTACGTGAGCAGGACTCCGGCCACCGGGACCGCGAGGTACAGGACCCCCTGGTTGACCGGCAGGACGGGGTTGGACTGGTTCCAGGACAGAGACGCGTTGAGGTAGCCGCCGTAAATCATGAACAGCGTCGCGAAGCTGATGGCCGAAAGATAGGCGAGGGCTGTCACCCAGCGCTGCACCGCAACCGGAAGTTTCTTCACGAGGATGTCGATGGCGACGTCGGCCCGTTCCCCGGTGGCAACCGAAATGCCGATCAGGCTGAGCCAGATGAAGGTGTAGCGCGAGGCTTCTTCGGACCAGACGCTCGGATCGTTGAACACCAGGCGGGTGAAGATCTGCCAGCACACCAGGAGGATCAGCAGCGCAAACAACACGATGCAGATTGTCCTCAGGACGGAGTCAACCGCCTGTTTTAGCTTGGTCATGTCGATAACTTCCGGTTGGAGCGTGCGCGGCTTAGCGCGCAGCGTCGATCTTCTCGAAGATGGCCTTCGTGACGTCGTTGTTGACCTTGTCCTTGTGGAGGGGCTCCACCGCCTTGCGGAACGCCTCGACGTCGGCCTCATGGAAGGTTGCCCCGGCTTCCTCCGCCTTCGTCTTGGCTTCGGCAACCTTCTCGTCAAAGGAGGCCAGCTCACTGTCCACGGACTCCGCGAACAGCTCCTCCAGGTCCTTCCGCTGGTCGTCGCTGAAGGCCGCGAGCACCGTCGGGTTGGCGACGAAGTAGTCGGGGATCATGAGGTGTTCTGTGTAGGAGTAGTGCTTGGCGATTTCGGCGTGGGCCAGGTCTGCGTAGATGAG
Encoded proteins:
- a CDS encoding SDR family oxidoreductase, which encodes MSTPFDLTGKTAVVTGARRGIGMAMAIALAEAGADIIGVSATLEASGSRVEKEVLSLGRRFTAMRADFADRAAVHELAANLRAAGPIDILVNNGGTIARTPAAQHPDEMWDQVIQVNLSSQFVLSREIGQHMLEHGGGKIIFTASLLSFQGGINVPGYTASKSGIAGLTKALANEWAPHGVNVNAIAPGYIATDNTQALQDDPDRERGILERIPAARWGRPQDLAGATVFLASSASDYVHGVVLPVDGGWLGR
- a CDS encoding zinc-dependent alcohol dehydrogenase; protein product: MTAATYTGSRNFSLEELPGGAPQPGQVQIAVAFTGLCGTDLHIFHGDMDARVSMPAVIGHEMSGVIAAVGDGVDDWTPGQHVTVMPTVSCGNCPACRRGNSHICHNLNFVGIDSEGSMQSHWNVSADILVALPDGLPLDEAALIEPTAVAVHDVRRASVTATDFVVVIGGGPVGQLIACVAMQQGARVVLVELDAGRRETAKRFGITAINPIETNLVDYVAQETDGAGADVAFEVSGSAAGVGSAVDVLTTRGRLVMVAIHPKPKEIDLHRFFWRELEMFGARLYQRKDFEEAVRLVAEGAVPARGMISRVVSLDEVKEGFLALESGGAMKVLVDCNEVAK
- a CDS encoding IclR family transcriptional regulator, which translates into the protein MVNNSFVSPSSPSTSEKTLMVLEAALEHSRFTEVVSATGFPKATVHRLISTLVERRFVTVDGDGNYLPGPSILALAGKALARIDISSIAQPFVDKLVDDVQCTVHMGAISGDAVIYIVRKDSDKPYKMPSRVGLSVPLHTTAIGKAILATYTDDTVERMLTRAGMQQLTEASITTVADFRRELDDVRRRGTARDRGENVPGIACIGAPVHDHTGVVRYGLSISTLSIEHSDEQIEAMSDDLLAAAAAISKALGYRGTDPEPGYSSHLH
- the kduI gene encoding 5-dehydro-4-deoxy-D-glucuronate isomerase → MDVLYSTHPSEIPTLDAAALRSRFLVDDLFLDDQIRAVYSHQDRVVLAGATPASGPLQLPTFPELRADTFFHRREAGIINVGGAGTITVDGEEYALKHGSCLYIGRGVKDVTFSSDGGDTARFYIFSAPAHTAFPTTLVEAGNGTVRELGNQETSNRRTLNQYIHENGVRSCQVVMGVTTLHTGSMWNTMPAHTHDRRMEAYLYFDLPEDARVVHLMGEPTETRHLMVGNQSAVISPSWSIHSGVGSASYSFVWAMAGENQSFDDMDAVAITELH
- a CDS encoding TRAP transporter large permease, which gives rise to MTDAVTVATILIGGMVLLLAIGAPISISVALPSAVSMVYVLGFEDGALASAQRMFNGVNSFALLAIPFFVLAGVIMNNGGIAIRLINLAKVMVGKTPAPLVQTSVLASMLFGAVSGSAVATAAAVGSTTAPIQAKQGYDPAFSAAANVAAAPSGLLIPPSNTLIIYALASGGTSVGALFMAGYIPGILWGLTCMVVVYFYAKRHPELKAERWARPQEALLVFLQALPSLSLIVVVIGGIVSGFFTPTEGSAVAVVYALALSFIYRSIKVRDLPGILMDAARTSSVVIFLIGVSTIMSFVMSFTRIPALLADTLFGWTDSKVIVLLIMMLVLLIIGIPLDATPAILIFTPIFLPIAVSYGVDPVHFGIMMVFNLSIAVISPPSAPVLFVGAQVSNVEIGPVIAKLMPFMAVLVILLLIITFVPELSLWLPRVLGFL
- a CDS encoding TRAP transporter small permease, whose amino-acid sequence is MTKLKQAVDSVLRTICIVLFALLILLVCWQIFTRLVFNDPSVWSEEASRYTFIWLSLIGISVATGERADVAIDILVKKLPVAVQRWVTALAYLSAISFATLFMIYGGYLNASLSWNQSNPVLPVNQGVLYLAVPVAGVLLTYYLCYHFVRIIAAKEEATAPEEMQVEL